A region of bacterium DNA encodes the following proteins:
- a CDS encoding class I SAM-dependent methyltransferase, with translation MRLETIQCPACGCPDFQPHLEVRDRFETVSGQFFSIVRCSGCTLLYVNPRPDTESLPAYYAAEGYDPFVSSGNAASLKTTAYRFVRRFTMRRKAARVAAGLPKGGRALDVGCATGEMIVQLKLRGFDAYGVEPNPAAAEFARSTLGLTVWSGSIGDVPAHAGPFDLITLWHVLEHVPDLNRALKQLHGMLTASGRLAIAVPNPLSLDAKVYGSTWVAWDAPRHLYDFEPAVLTALLETSGFRAERQGAVAFDAFYHCLLSEKPGAAGTVKAAVRGLQSYARGLAGGEGSSELYFAYKR, from the coding sequence GTGAGACTCGAGACCATACAGTGTCCGGCCTGCGGCTGTCCCGACTTTCAGCCTCACCTCGAGGTGCGGGATCGCTTTGAGACGGTGTCCGGTCAGTTCTTTTCCATTGTGCGCTGTTCAGGCTGCACGCTGCTCTATGTGAATCCGCGCCCGGACACCGAGTCCTTGCCGGCGTATTACGCCGCCGAAGGCTACGATCCGTTTGTCAGCAGCGGCAACGCCGCTTCCCTCAAGACCACAGCCTATCGTTTTGTCCGCCGCTTCACCATGCGCCGCAAAGCTGCGCGGGTGGCGGCAGGTCTGCCCAAAGGCGGACGGGCGCTGGACGTAGGGTGCGCGACGGGAGAGATGATTGTCCAGCTCAAGCTGCGTGGCTTTGACGCTTACGGCGTGGAACCCAATCCGGCTGCCGCGGAATTCGCGCGGTCGACTCTGGGGCTGACGGTCTGGTCGGGCAGTATCGGGGATGTTCCCGCGCATGCGGGGCCGTTTGATCTGATCACGCTGTGGCATGTTTTGGAACATGTGCCGGACCTGAACCGCGCGCTGAAACAATTGCACGGGATGCTGACGGCAAGCGGGCGTCTGGCAATTGCGGTGCCGAATCCGTTGTCCCTCGACGCGAAAGTCTACGGCAGCACATGGGTGGCCTGGGATGCCCCGCGACATCTTTATGATTTTGAACCGGCGGTGCTGACGGCGTTGCTCGAGACATCGGGATTCCGGGCCGAACGGCAGGGAGCAGTGGCGTTCGACGCCTTCTACCATTGCCTGCTTTCGGAAAAACCGGGGGCGGCCGGAACCGTCAAGGCGGCGGTGCGCGGACTTCAGAGTTATGCGCGGGGGTTAGCCGGCGGGGAAGGGTCCTCGGAACTGTACTTCGCTTACAAAAGGTAG
- the nusG gene encoding transcription termination/antitermination protein NusG, translated as MTSTPETAISSSESAWYVIHVFTGQEEKIKSFLMEEVKRLGLEEQITQVLIPKEEVIEMRDGKKKAKTRVFFPGYMLVEMLLNKATEHLILNTPQVINFVGPKNKPQALRKHEVERILGHVDRAEGTQVIEVPFQVGDSIKVIDGPFKDFTGVVRDINLEKRKVKVMVSIFGRSTPIELDFLQVSTDLSS; from the coding sequence GTGACATCTACTCCAGAAACAGCCATTTCTTCCAGCGAATCCGCCTGGTATGTGATCCATGTCTTCACGGGTCAGGAAGAGAAGATCAAATCCTTCCTAATGGAAGAGGTGAAGCGGCTTGGTCTGGAAGAACAGATCACGCAGGTGCTGATCCCCAAGGAAGAAGTGATTGAGATGCGGGACGGGAAGAAGAAGGCGAAAACCCGCGTCTTCTTTCCCGGCTACATGCTGGTGGAGATGCTGCTGAACAAGGCCACCGAGCATCTGATTCTCAACACTCCGCAGGTCATTAATTTCGTCGGTCCGAAGAACAAGCCGCAGGCGCTGCGCAAGCATGAAGTCGAGCGGATTCTCGGACACGTGGACCGTGCCGAAGGCACGCAAGTGATCGAAGTGCCGTTCCAGGTGGGCGATTCCATCAAGGTGATCGACGGGCCGTTCAAGGATTTTACCGGCGTGGTGCGCGACATCAATCTGGAGAAGCGCAAGGTGAAGGTCATGGTTTCGATCTTCGGCCGCTCCACTCCCATCGAATTGGATTTTCTGCAGGTCTCGACAGACCTGTCTTCGTAA
- the rplK gene encoding 50S ribosomal protein L11, whose translation MAKKITGIIKLQLNAGKATPAPPVGPALGQKQVNIMEFCKQFNARTEKDAGMIIPVVITVYQDKSFTFITKSPPASVLLRKMANVEKGSGIPNRTKVGTVSAAQVRQIAELKMKDLNANDVDMAMRMVEGTARSMGINVQG comes from the coding sequence ATGGCAAAGAAAATAACCGGCATTATCAAACTCCAGCTCAACGCGGGCAAAGCCACACCGGCTCCCCCCGTTGGACCCGCGCTTGGCCAGAAACAGGTCAACATCATGGAGTTTTGCAAGCAGTTTAACGCGCGAACGGAAAAAGACGCGGGGATGATTATTCCCGTCGTGATCACGGTCTACCAGGACAAAAGCTTCACGTTCATCACCAAGAGCCCGCCGGCATCGGTGCTGCTCCGCAAGATGGCGAACGTGGAAAAGGGCTCGGGTATTCCCAACCGCACGAAGGTGGGGACGGTATCCGCGGCGCAAGTCCGCCAGATCGCCGAATTGAAGATGAAAGATCTGAACGCCAATGATGTGGACATGGCGATGCGCATGGTCGAAGGGACCGCACGTTCGATGGGCATCAACGTTCAGGGTTAA
- the rplA gene encoding 50S ribosomal protein L1: MNDSKRIRANEKLVDHRKEYTLEEGVALIKKCAPAKFNETVEISVRLGVDPKKADQIVRGTVALPHGTGKTVRVLAITKTKAAEAEAAGADFVGFEDIVEKIKGGWTDVDVIVATPEAMPEIGKLGKILGPRGLMPNPKAGTVTVNIAQAIHEIKAGKVEFRVDKFGILHLGVGRISFTEQQLLENLVEFFRNIMRLKPPTAKGQYVKTVYLTSTMGPGIKLGRAVVEGSK; this comes from the coding sequence GTGAATGATTCGAAGCGCATTCGCGCAAACGAGAAGCTCGTAGACCACCGCAAAGAGTACACACTGGAAGAGGGCGTTGCCCTGATCAAGAAGTGCGCTCCGGCGAAGTTCAACGAGACGGTGGAAATATCCGTGCGTCTGGGAGTCGATCCCAAGAAAGCGGATCAGATTGTGCGTGGCACGGTCGCGTTGCCGCACGGCACGGGCAAAACGGTTCGCGTGCTGGCGATTACGAAGACCAAGGCCGCCGAAGCCGAAGCCGCGGGAGCGGACTTTGTCGGTTTTGAGGACATCGTGGAGAAGATCAAGGGCGGCTGGACGGACGTGGACGTCATCGTGGCGACCCCTGAAGCGATGCCCGAGATCGGTAAGCTGGGCAAGATCCTCGGCCCGCGCGGCCTGATGCCGAACCCGAAGGCGGGAACGGTGACGGTGAATATCGCGCAGGCGATTCACGAGATCAAGGCCGGTAAAGTGGAATTCCGCGTGGACAAGTTCGGCATCCTGCATCTGGGTGTCGGCCGGATTTCGTTTACCGAGCAGCAGCTCCTCGAAAATCTTGTGGAGTTTTTCCGTAATATCATGCGCCTGAAGCCGCCGACGGCCAAGGGGCAATATGTCAAGACCGTGTACTTGACCTCGACCATGGGCCCGGGCATCAAGCTGGGACGCGCCGTGGTGGAAGGCTCCAAGTAA
- the rplJ gene encoding 50S ribosomal protein L10, which yields METETHKRPPKPKKIETVRELTDRVQRARGIYFTEYKGLTVAQITDLRRQCYQKHVEYLVCKNTFARMVMTEKGYGDILPLLVGPVGMAFAYEDPAVPAKILFDFAAKNEKLVLKGGMFEGKPIRPADIEIIKELPSRDVALSTLIAAIYGPVQGFYNVVNAVLRDFVSVIDQIAEQKKGPGAEPVAE from the coding sequence ATGGAAACGGAAACACACAAGAGACCGCCGAAGCCGAAGAAGATCGAAACCGTCCGCGAACTGACGGACCGTGTGCAGCGCGCACGGGGGATCTACTTCACCGAGTACAAGGGGCTGACGGTCGCTCAGATCACGGACCTGCGCCGGCAATGTTATCAGAAGCACGTCGAGTACCTCGTGTGCAAGAATACGTTTGCGCGCATGGTCATGACGGAGAAGGGCTATGGGGACATCCTGCCGCTGCTGGTCGGTCCCGTGGGCATGGCCTTCGCCTATGAGGATCCGGCGGTCCCCGCCAAGATCCTCTTTGATTTTGCCGCCAAGAACGAGAAACTCGTGCTGAAAGGCGGCATGTTCGAGGGCAAGCCTATCCGTCCGGCGGATATCGAGATCATCAAGGAACTGCCGAGCCGCGACGTGGCCCTCTCGACGTTGATTGCCGCGATTTACGGCCCTGTTCAGGGTTTTTACAATGTGGTGAACGCCGTGTTGCGTGACTTCGTATCGGTGATCGACCAGATCGCCGAGCAGAAGAAGGGCCCCGGCGCCGAACCTGTCGCCGAGTAA
- the rplL gene encoding 50S ribosomal protein L7/L12, which translates to MNQIIEAIEKMTVMELVELKKALEEKFGVTAAAPMMMGAMPAMGAAAAPVEEKTEFDVILTGFGANKIQVIKVVRELTGLGLKEAKDLVDGVPKPVKEAVTKDEAQKLKAKLEEQGATVDIK; encoded by the coding sequence GTGAACCAGATCATTGAAGCCATCGAGAAGATGACCGTCATGGAACTCGTCGAGCTGAAGAAGGCTCTCGAGGAAAAGTTTGGCGTAACGGCTGCCGCCCCGATGATGATGGGTGCAATGCCCGCGATGGGCGCCGCCGCCGCCCCGGTCGAAGAGAAGACCGAGTTTGACGTGATCTTGACCGGTTTTGGCGCGAACAAAATCCAAGTCATCAAGGTCGTGCGCGAGTTGACGGGTCTTGGGCTGAAGGAAGCCAAGGATCTCGTGGACGGCGTGCCGAAGCCGGTGAAGGAAGCCGTGACGAAGGACGAAGCGCAGAAGCTGAAAGCGAAATTGGAAGAGCAGGGAGCGACGGTCGACATTAAGTGA
- the rpoB gene encoding DNA-directed RNA polymerase subunit beta, protein MRDTRKTIQRINFSKIPEVLELPDMLEVQLRSFEDFLQGALLPSRRKPQGLQAVFNNIFPIIDNRETHILEFVEYYVEAPKYDEDECRERGVTFQAALKAKLRLSSRDEASETGSFDNTIESDVYLGNLPLMTTSGTFIINGAERVIVSQLHRSPGVSFSDDIHPNGKKIFTARIIPFRGSWIEFTTDINDVLYVYIDRRKKFPATTLLRALGHATDRDILRLFDFIEDVSLSRKDIQKEFGRQFATDMVNETSGEVIVQANAEFNEESLKALTAAKAKNVELLRLRKRDVIYDIIRNTLNKDKSKSPDQALEVIYRELRSGEPPDIDTARKFLQRLFFDEKRYDLGTVGRYRINTKLQLTVPLETTVLTEDDMIAILKFVLKLRIGKQVPDDIDHLGNRRVRTVGEQLANQFSVALSRMARTIKERMNLRDSESLTPQDLINVRTITSVVNTFFGTNQLSQFLDQVNPLTELTHKRRLSALGPGGLTRERAGFEVRDVHYTHYGRLCPIETPEGPNIGLISSLCTYAKINEMGFVETPYRVVKNGKVTKQIEYLSADEEDRVTIAQANSPINQRGEFLTDKIKCRQRSDFPIRTPNDLDYMDVAPSQIVSIAAALIPFLEHDDANRALMGSNMQRQAVPLLQPQTPYVGTGMERKAAEDSRTLIVAPDDGIAEYVDANRITFRPRNKPVDANGGPVVSGNGNGTAEGAAPVSDEAITYKLKKFYRTNQDTCINQRPIVAEGEQVKKGQVLADGCATEKGELALGRNVLAAFMPWNGYNFEDSIILSERIVYDDVFTSINIEELELQVRETKRGEEELTREIPNVSEDAVKDLDEEGIVRIGATVRPGDILVGKVTPKGETDLTPEDKLLKAIFGDKAGDVKDASLKAHTGMYGIVINTKLFSRKKKDAKTRRDDKNALEDLERRKERDEQSEKRRLAEDLYAILRGHKSKEIRSKDVQDGMSYVLIPDGTPFSEAAIKALNFDDLEADYRWTDNEAVNEQVEQVFEKYYDRMYMIGTEYKNEKYRIQVGDELPPGIVQLVRVYVAQKRKIMVGDKMAGRHGNKGVVGKIVPMEDMPFLPDGTPVDIILNPLSVPSRMNIGQIFETTLGWAAHRLGVYFATAVFDGAKLGDLDEWLTRADLPLHGKTYLFDGRSGDRFEQPTTVGYIYMMKLSHLVDDKIHARSIGPYSLITQQPLGGKAQFGGQRFGEMEVWALEAYGAAHVLQEILTVKSDDVNGRARTYEAIVKGENLPIPGIPESFHVFINELRGLGLDVKLLE, encoded by the coding sequence TTGCGCGACACGCGAAAAACCATCCAGCGAATCAACTTCTCGAAGATCCCCGAGGTTCTCGAGTTGCCCGACATGCTGGAAGTACAGCTTCGCAGCTTTGAGGACTTTCTGCAAGGGGCGCTGCTCCCCTCGCGGCGCAAACCCCAGGGCTTGCAGGCGGTTTTCAACAACATCTTCCCTATCATTGATAACCGCGAAACGCACATTCTCGAGTTTGTCGAGTATTATGTCGAAGCGCCCAAGTACGACGAGGACGAGTGCCGCGAGCGCGGAGTGACCTTTCAGGCCGCTCTGAAGGCCAAGCTGCGGTTGTCGTCGCGGGACGAAGCGAGCGAGACCGGCAGCTTCGACAACACCATCGAGAGTGACGTGTATCTGGGCAACCTGCCGTTGATGACGACGTCCGGGACGTTCATCATCAACGGCGCGGAGCGCGTGATCGTGTCGCAGCTTCACCGCAGTCCGGGCGTGTCGTTTTCCGACGACATTCACCCGAACGGCAAGAAGATTTTCACGGCGCGCATTATTCCGTTCCGCGGCTCCTGGATCGAGTTCACGACGGACATCAACGACGTCCTGTACGTGTACATCGACCGGCGCAAGAAATTTCCGGCGACCACGCTGCTGCGCGCTCTCGGGCACGCCACGGACCGCGACATTCTGCGGCTGTTCGACTTCATCGAAGACGTCAGCCTCAGCCGCAAGGACATCCAGAAGGAGTTCGGGCGGCAGTTCGCGACCGACATGGTCAACGAGACATCCGGTGAAGTGATCGTTCAGGCCAACGCGGAATTCAACGAAGAGAGCCTGAAGGCGCTGACCGCGGCGAAGGCGAAGAACGTCGAACTGCTGCGCCTGCGCAAGCGCGACGTGATCTACGACATCATCCGCAACACGCTGAACAAGGATAAGTCCAAGAGCCCCGACCAGGCGCTCGAAGTGATCTACCGCGAACTGCGCAGCGGAGAACCGCCCGACATCGACACCGCGCGCAAGTTCCTCCAGCGCCTGTTCTTCGACGAGAAGCGCTATGACCTGGGCACGGTGGGACGCTACCGCATCAATACCAAGCTGCAGTTGACGGTGCCGCTGGAGACGACGGTGCTGACCGAAGACGACATGATCGCGATCCTCAAGTTCGTGCTCAAGCTTCGCATCGGCAAACAGGTGCCGGATGACATCGACCATCTGGGCAACCGCCGCGTCCGTACCGTGGGCGAGCAGCTCGCCAACCAGTTCTCCGTGGCCCTGTCGCGCATGGCGCGCACGATCAAGGAGCGCATGAACCTGCGCGACAGCGAATCGCTCACGCCGCAGGATCTGATCAACGTGCGCACGATCACGTCGGTGGTCAACACGTTCTTCGGGACGAACCAGCTCTCGCAGTTCCTCGACCAGGTCAATCCGCTGACCGAACTCACGCACAAGCGCCGCCTCTCGGCCCTCGGCCCCGGCGGTCTGACCCGCGAACGCGCGGGCTTCGAAGTTCGAGACGTGCATTACACGCACTATGGCCGCCTCTGCCCGATTGAGACGCCGGAAGGTCCGAACATCGGTTTGATCTCGTCGCTGTGCACCTATGCCAAGATCAACGAGATGGGCTTCGTGGAGACGCCCTATCGCGTGGTGAAGAACGGCAAGGTCACCAAGCAGATCGAATATCTTTCCGCCGACGAGGAAGACCGCGTCACGATTGCGCAGGCGAACTCGCCGATCAATCAGCGCGGAGAATTCCTCACCGACAAGATCAAGTGCCGCCAGCGGAGCGATTTCCCGATCCGCACGCCCAATGATCTGGACTACATGGACGTGGCCCCCTCGCAGATCGTTTCGATTGCCGCGGCGCTGATTCCGTTCCTCGAGCACGACGACGCCAACCGCGCGCTGATGGGTTCGAACATGCAGCGCCAGGCCGTGCCGCTGCTTCAGCCGCAGACCCCTTATGTGGGCACCGGCATGGAGCGCAAGGCCGCGGAAGACTCGCGCACGCTGATCGTCGCTCCCGATGACGGCATCGCCGAGTACGTAGACGCCAACCGCATCACGTTCCGTCCGCGGAACAAGCCGGTGGACGCCAACGGCGGACCGGTCGTCAGCGGAAACGGCAACGGCACCGCGGAAGGCGCCGCGCCGGTGTCGGACGAAGCGATCACGTACAAGCTGAAGAAATTCTACCGCACCAATCAGGACACGTGCATCAATCAGCGTCCGATCGTGGCGGAAGGCGAGCAGGTGAAGAAGGGGCAGGTGCTGGCCGACGGCTGCGCCACCGAAAAGGGCGAACTGGCCCTCGGACGCAACGTGCTGGCGGCGTTCATGCCCTGGAACGGTTACAACTTCGAAGACTCGATCATTCTTTCCGAGCGCATCGTGTACGATGACGTCTTCACCTCGATCAACATCGAGGAGCTGGAGCTTCAGGTACGCGAGACCAAGCGCGGCGAAGAAGAGCTGACGCGGGAAATTCCCAACGTGTCGGAAGACGCGGTGAAGGACCTCGACGAGGAAGGCATCGTGCGCATCGGCGCGACGGTGCGTCCGGGCGACATTCTGGTCGGTAAGGTCACGCCCAAAGGCGAGACCGATCTGACTCCGGAAGACAAGCTGCTCAAGGCGATCTTCGGCGACAAGGCGGGCGACGTGAAAGACGCCAGCCTCAAGGCGCACACCGGCATGTACGGCATCGTGATCAACACCAAGCTGTTCAGCCGCAAGAAGAAGGACGCCAAGACGCGGCGCGACGACAAGAATGCGCTGGAGGATCTCGAACGGCGCAAGGAGCGCGACGAGCAGTCGGAAAAACGCCGCCTGGCGGAGGATCTGTACGCGATTCTGCGCGGCCACAAGTCCAAGGAGATTCGCTCCAAGGACGTGCAGGACGGCATGAGCTACGTGCTGATTCCCGACGGCACGCCGTTTTCCGAAGCCGCGATCAAGGCGCTCAACTTCGACGATCTGGAAGCGGATTACCGCTGGACGGACAACGAAGCGGTGAACGAGCAGGTCGAGCAGGTGTTCGAGAAGTATTACGACCGCATGTACATGATCGGCACGGAGTACAAGAACGAGAAGTACCGGATTCAGGTCGGTGACGAACTGCCCCCGGGCATCGTGCAGCTTGTCCGCGTGTACGTGGCGCAGAAGCGCAAGATCATGGTGGGCGACAAGATGGCCGGACGCCACGGAAACAAGGGCGTCGTCGGCAAAATCGTCCCGATGGAAGACATGCCGTTCCTTCCGGACGGCACGCCGGTGGATATCATCCTGAATCCGCTGTCGGTGCCGTCGCGTATGAATATCGGCCAGATCTTCGAAACCACCCTCGGCTGGGCCGCGCACCGTCTCGGAGTCTACTTCGCGACGGCGGTTTTCGACGGCGCCAAGCTGGGCGATCTTGACGAGTGGCTGACGCGGGCGGACCTGCCGCTGCACGGCAAGACCTACCTGTTCGACGGGCGCAGCGGCGACCGTTTCGAGCAGCCCACGACGGTCGGATACATTTACATGATGAAGCTTTCGCACCTTGTGGACGACAAGATACATGCGCGCTCGATTGGACCGTACAGTCTGATCACCCAGCAGCCCCTCGGCGGCAAGGCACAGTTCGGCGGCCAGCGCTTCGGAGAAATGGAAGTCTGGGCGTTGGAAGCTTACGGCGCCGCTCACGTGCTGCAGGAGATCCTGACCGTGAAGTCCGACGACGTGAACGGGCGTGCGCGTACCTATGAGGCCATAGTGAAAGGGGAAAACCTTCCCATCCCCGGGATTCCCGAATCGTTCCACGTGTTCATCAACGAATTGCGCGGACTGGGGCTGGACGTCAAGCTACTGGAGTGA